One Avibacterium avium genomic window carries:
- the acnB gene encoding bifunctional aconitate hydratase 2/2-methylisocitrate dehydratase has product MSNFLQNYQKHIDERAAQGVVPKPLDAEQTAQLIELLKNPPAEQADYLLELFKTRVPAGVDEAAYVKASFLAAIVNGTAHSPLISPESAVQILGTMQGGYNIEPLLQALDNEALAPYAVSALSSTLLMFDNFYDVEQRAKQGNPYAQQILESWANADWYLSRPKLDEKITVTVFKVSGETNTDDLSPAQDAWSRPDIPLHALAMLKNEREGIQPDDAGNIGPIQQINALKEKGYPLAYVGDVVGTGSSRKSATNSVLWFMGEDIPYIPNKRAGGVVLGGKIAPIFFNTLEDAGALPIEVDVSKLNMGDVIDIYPYQGKICKHDSDEVLAEFSLKTNVLLDEVRAGGRIPLIIGRGLTHKARQSLGLPDNDVFAKPQAVADNHKGFTLAQKMVGRACGVEGIRPGQYCEPRMTSVGSQDTTGPMTRDELKDLACLGFSSDLVMQSFCHTAAYPKPVDVVTHHTLPDFIMNRGGVSLRPGDGVIHSWLNRMLLPDTVGTGGDSHTRFPIGISFPAGSGLVAFAAATGVMPLDMPESVLVRFKGEMQPGITLRDLVHAIPYYAIQQGLLTVEKQGKKNIFSGRILEIEGLEHLKVEQAFELSDASAERSAAACTIKLDKEPIIEYLNSNIVLLKWMIAEGYGDARTLERRIKAMEKWLENPELLSADPDAEYAAVIEINLNEIKEPILCAPNDPDDARLLSEVQGDKIDEVFIGSCMTNIGHFRAAGKLLAKFKDVIPTRLWLAPPTKMDASLLTEEGYYSIYGKSGARIEIPGCSLCMGNQARVANNATVVSTSTRNFPNRLGQGANVYLASAELAAVAALLGKLPTPEEYQAYVADLQQDKDDTYRYMNFDQLNQYTQKADQVIFQAPA; this is encoded by the coding sequence ATGTCAAACTTTCTACAAAATTACCAAAAACATATTGATGAACGTGCGGCACAAGGTGTTGTACCAAAGCCATTAGATGCCGAACAAACCGCACAGCTTATCGAATTATTAAAAAATCCCCCTGCTGAGCAAGCCGATTATCTCCTTGAGCTTTTTAAAACCCGCGTGCCAGCAGGGGTGGACGAAGCAGCTTATGTCAAAGCGTCCTTCCTTGCTGCAATTGTCAATGGCACGGCCCATTCGCCATTAATTAGCCCAGAAAGTGCGGTGCAAATTTTGGGTACAATGCAGGGCGGTTATAATATTGAACCCTTGCTGCAAGCCCTTGATAATGAAGCCCTCGCCCCTTATGCCGTCAGCGCCCTTTCTTCCACCCTTTTAATGTTCGATAATTTCTACGATGTAGAACAACGTGCCAAACAAGGCAATCCTTACGCACAACAAATTCTTGAATCTTGGGCGAATGCAGACTGGTATTTATCACGTCCAAAATTAGATGAAAAGATCACCGTTACCGTATTTAAAGTGTCGGGCGAAACCAACACGGACGATCTTTCCCCTGCGCAAGATGCGTGGTCGCGCCCTGATATTCCTTTGCACGCCTTAGCAATGCTGAAAAATGAACGAGAAGGCATTCAGCCTGATGACGCTGGCAACATTGGGCCAATTCAACAAATTAATGCGTTAAAAGAAAAAGGCTATCCGCTTGCTTATGTGGGCGATGTGGTCGGCACAGGTTCATCACGCAAATCCGCCACTAACTCGGTGCTATGGTTTATGGGGGAAGATATTCCTTACATTCCGAATAAACGTGCAGGCGGCGTGGTATTAGGCGGAAAAATTGCTCCTATTTTCTTCAACACCTTAGAAGACGCAGGCGCATTGCCAATTGAAGTAGATGTCAGCAAGCTCAATATGGGCGATGTCATTGATATTTACCCATATCAAGGCAAAATCTGCAAACACGATAGCGATGAAGTTTTGGCTGAATTTAGCTTAAAAACCAATGTGTTATTAGATGAAGTGCGCGCAGGCGGACGTATTCCATTAATTATTGGACGTGGGCTAACCCATAAAGCGCGTCAATCCCTTGGCTTACCTGATAATGATGTGTTCGCAAAACCACAAGCGGTGGCAGATAACCACAAAGGCTTTACCCTTGCACAGAAAATGGTCGGTCGCGCTTGTGGTGTAGAGGGCATTCGCCCTGGGCAATATTGCGAACCAAGAATGACTTCAGTCGGCTCGCAAGATACCACTGGCCCAATGACCCGTGATGAGCTAAAAGATCTCGCTTGTTTAGGTTTCTCATCAGATTTGGTGATGCAATCTTTCTGCCATACGGCTGCCTATCCAAAACCGGTGGACGTTGTTACCCACCACACCCTGCCTGATTTTATTATGAACCGTGGCGGTGTGTCCCTGCGTCCAGGGGACGGCGTGATCCACTCTTGGCTCAACCGTATGTTATTGCCAGATACCGTAGGCACTGGCGGCGATTCACACACACGCTTCCCGATTGGTATCTCTTTCCCTGCGGGGTCAGGTTTGGTGGCATTCGCCGCTGCCACTGGTGTTATGCCATTGGATATGCCTGAAAGCGTGCTAGTGCGTTTCAAAGGGGAAATGCAACCAGGGATCACCTTGCGTGATTTGGTACACGCTATTCCTTATTATGCGATCCAACAAGGTTTGCTCACCGTAGAAAAACAAGGCAAGAAAAATATTTTCTCAGGCCGAATTTTAGAAATTGAAGGGCTAGAACACCTGAAAGTGGAACAAGCCTTTGAGCTTTCCGATGCCTCTGCTGAACGCTCTGCGGCGGCTTGTACCATCAAATTAGATAAAGAACCGATCATTGAATATCTCAATTCCAATATCGTGTTGCTCAAATGGATGATTGCTGAGGGCTATGGCGATGCGCGCACCCTTGAACGTCGTATCAAAGCAATGGAAAAATGGTTAGAAAACCCAGAATTGCTCAGCGCTGATCCTGATGCAGAATATGCTGCGGTGATCGAAATCAATCTCAACGAAATCAAAGAACCGATTTTATGTGCGCCAAATGATCCTGATGACGCTCGCCTACTTTCTGAAGTGCAAGGAGATAAAATTGACGAAGTGTTTATCGGCTCTTGTATGACTAACATTGGGCATTTCCGTGCCGCTGGAAAATTATTAGCCAAATTCAAAGACGTGATTCCAACGCGTCTATGGCTTGCGCCACCAACTAAAATGGACGCCAGCCTATTAACAGAAGAAGGCTATTACAGCATTTACGGCAAAAGTGGCGCGCGTATTGAAATTCCAGGCTGTTCACTTTGTATGGGTAACCAAGCGCGCGTGGCAAACAACGCCACCGTGGTGTCCACTTCCACCCGTAACTTCCCGAACCGCTTAGGACAAGGCGCAAACGTGTATTTGGCTTCCGCAGAACTCGCCGCCGTAGCAGCACTACTCGGCAAACTGCCAACGCCAGAAGAATACCAAGCCTATGTGGCGGATTTACAGCAAGACAAAGACGACACTTATCGCTATATGAATTTTGATCAACTTAATCAATATACACAAAAAGCCGATCAAGTGATCTTCCAAGCGCCAGCTTAA
- a CDS encoding septation protein A has protein sequence MKQILEFIPLLVFFAVYKLVGIREAAIALIIATIIQLVVLKLKYGKIEKQQIIMGSAVVFFGALSAYFNELEFLKWKVTVVYALFALALIISQVIFKKPLIQQLLGKEIQLPDAVWNKLNLGWAGFFLFCMILNIIISQYFSDDLWVDFKTFGIIGLSLVATVATGVYIYRYLPKTENKEQ, from the coding sequence ATGAAACAAATTTTAGAATTTATACCGCTCTTAGTTTTTTTTGCTGTTTATAAACTAGTCGGCATTCGTGAAGCAGCCATCGCCTTGATTATTGCAACCATCATTCAGCTTGTGGTACTGAAACTGAAATACGGCAAAATTGAAAAACAACAGATCATTATGGGAAGTGCGGTGGTTTTTTTTGGCGCTTTATCCGCATATTTCAACGAATTAGAATTTTTAAAATGGAAAGTAACGGTAGTTTATGCCTTGTTTGCCTTGGCATTAATCATCAGCCAAGTGATTTTTAAGAAACCGCTCATTCAGCAATTATTAGGTAAAGAAATTCAACTGCCCGATGCCGTTTGGAATAAATTAAATCTAGGCTGGGCAGGATTTTTTCTATTTTGTATGATCCTAAATATCATCATCAGCCAATATTTTTCCGATGATCTTTGGGTGGATTTCAAAACCTTCGGCATTATTGGACTTAGCCTTGTTGCAACAGTCGCAACAGGCGTTTATATTTATCGTTATCTTCCAAAAACAGAGAATAAAGAACAATAG
- a CDS encoding YciI family protein, whose product MYYVIFAQDKPNTLAQRLAVREQHLARLKQLQAENRLLTAGPNPAIDDENPGEAGFTGSTVIAQFDSLEAAQQWASQDPYVEAGVYGEVIIKPFKKVF is encoded by the coding sequence ATGTATTACGTTATTTTTGCTCAAGACAAACCCAATACCCTCGCTCAACGCCTTGCGGTGCGTGAACAACATCTTGCACGTTTAAAACAATTACAAGCAGAAAACCGCCTTTTAACCGCAGGCCCAAATCCTGCCATTGATGACGAAAATCCTGGTGAAGCTGGATTTACTGGCTCAACAGTAATCGCCCAATTTGACAGCCTTGAAGCGGCACAACAATGGGCAAGCCAAGATCCTTATGTGGAAGCTGGCGTTTATGGCGAGGTGATTATTAAGCCATTTAAGAAAGTTTTCTAA
- the yciA gene encoding acyl-CoA thioester hydrolase YciA produces the protein MSAFIETKTGRQSQGTLLLRTLAMPSDTNANGDIFGGWIMSQMDMGGAILAKEIAHGRVVTVAVDSMTFIRPISVGDVVCCYGRCVKVGRTSLQIKIEVWAKKVSSEPIGERYCVTEAVFSFVAVDSNGRPRAVPRENNPELEKALALIDEA, from the coding sequence ATGTCTGCATTTATTGAAACCAAAACGGGTCGCCAATCACAAGGCACATTGTTATTGCGCACCCTTGCGATGCCTTCTGATACCAATGCCAACGGCGATATTTTCGGTGGTTGGATTATGTCGCAAATGGATATGGGCGGTGCAATTTTAGCCAAAGAAATTGCGCACGGCCGTGTGGTTACCGTGGCGGTGGATAGTATGACTTTTATCCGCCCGATTTCTGTGGGCGATGTAGTATGTTGCTACGGCCGCTGCGTGAAAGTAGGACGCACTTCATTACAAATTAAAATTGAAGTGTGGGCGAAAAAAGTATCCAGCGAACCCATTGGTGAACGCTATTGCGTAACCGAAGCCGTATTCAGCTTTGTTGCGGTAGATAGCAACGGCCGACCGCGTGCAGTTCCAAGAGAAAATAACCCTGAGCTAGAAAAAGCCCTTGCGTTAATTGATGAAGCCTAA
- a CDS encoding ABC transporter substrate-binding protein gives MTMQFKTFFSSFLTKSLLPICAAGSLFLFSLNAQAEGRLTVYCSVQHSVCEKMAKVFAKKYNVDTKFVRNSTGATLAKIKAEQALPQADIWYGGTIEPHFQAAQLGLLEPYRSPLQAETMPQFKALLDKHGDVTSIGYIIVLGIGVNTEKFKQLGIKDYPKCWKDLTDPKFKDQIQMPDPRNTGTGYTFIATLVQLFGEEEAFRYLKALDKNISQYAKSGTEKSNLSRGDAAVTIGFINGYQTEKENGAPVEAILPCEGDSYSLGGISILKGARNLQNAKLFMDWALTPEAQEIAWREEKMYQIPTNIHAKASPNSTDPKTLKLIDFDFERFGSDEEGKRLIKRWIEEIKLNATN, from the coding sequence ATGACAATGCAATTTAAGACGTTTTTCTCATCATTTTTAACCAAATCACTTCTGCCTATTTGTGCTGCAGGCAGCCTGTTTTTATTCAGTCTCAATGCGCAAGCTGAAGGGCGATTAACAGTTTATTGCAGCGTGCAACATTCCGTCTGCGAAAAAATGGCGAAAGTTTTTGCCAAGAAATATAACGTGGACACCAAATTTGTGCGTAACAGCACGGGCGCAACCCTTGCTAAAATCAAAGCGGAGCAAGCCTTGCCTCAAGCGGATATTTGGTACGGCGGCACAATTGAACCGCACTTTCAAGCCGCACAATTAGGCTTACTCGAGCCTTATCGTTCGCCATTGCAAGCGGAAACTATGCCACAATTTAAAGCCTTGCTCGACAAACACGGCGATGTGACCTCCATTGGCTACATTATTGTGTTAGGCATTGGCGTAAACACCGAGAAATTCAAACAATTAGGCATTAAAGACTATCCAAAATGCTGGAAAGATTTAACCGATCCTAAATTTAAAGATCAAATTCAAATGCCTGATCCGCGCAATACTGGCACGGGCTATACTTTTATCGCAACGCTAGTACAGTTATTCGGCGAAGAAGAAGCCTTTCGCTATCTAAAAGCCTTAGATAAAAATATTTCTCAATATGCTAAAAGTGGTACAGAGAAATCCAATCTCTCTCGTGGAGATGCGGCGGTAACCATTGGTTTTATTAATGGTTATCAAACCGAGAAAGAAAACGGTGCGCCTGTGGAAGCCATTTTACCTTGCGAAGGCGACAGCTATTCCCTTGGCGGCATCAGCATTTTGAAAGGGGCAAGAAATTTACAAAATGCAAAATTATTTATGGATTGGGCATTAACGCCTGAAGCACAAGAAATTGCGTGGCGTGAAGAAAAAATGTATCAAATTCCAACCAATATTCACGCCAAAGCCTCACCAAACTCCACTGATCCAAAAACCTTAAAACTCATTGACTTTGATTTTGAACGCTTTGGTTCAGATGAAGAGGGCAAGCGCTTGATTAAACGTTGGATTGAAGAAATTAAGCTCAATGCGACAAATTAA